CAACGGATGTTTAACCTGGCAGCACCAAAGCACAAAATCCCTGTCATATACATGTAGACAATATTCCAAAAAGTAACCACCCAATATACGCctcaaaagtatatatatatcgaGCGTTGTCCCAAAGATAGTATATTTACCGACAGCACTCCCCAAAGTTCCATTGatgtaataattatataatttaatttaataattatatatttaataattatatattaaattaaaatttaaaataaaattaaaaattaactccCGACATCCAAGGTGTGATCATATAGGCTACATAAATGagtgtgtatatttatgtcaATCACAACAATAATcctttgataataataataagaatttaaaataccATTATCCGTTCTCAGGTGctacaaaaaatatttctcatttttctactcgacttttccttatttaaagaaaattttataagataaagcatttattatataaaatatgtgcatataattacatatataatattataatatatatatatattaaagaaaactaTAATGTTATAAGTTTATCCACTCACCTGGCATGCAGGACTCGATCAACTATACCTTCACTAAGGTTCTCTGCTAATTTTTTCTGGACTATTATTCGAGCGCACAAATCCTAGAATTTCATGCACAAGCATactttagaattaattttaaatatatttctaataacATTTAACCAACGTTTACTACCGAATATctaaaaatctaattctatcttttaaattactaAACTTATTTTAGCATAATTATATCAATTCTCTATCTATCCTATTtagtaaattctaccgaaaattcgacAGCACCTCCCCTATAAAATGGACTAATTCCTCTGATAAAAACAGGTCCAAAATCTGTAGAAAAAATTCACACAACATAATCCATAAAAATTTCATCCGAGacctcaaaaataaattttattcttttccaatattaatatttatttactggcCATTATAATTAAccttgaatataaaataataattaatctacCTCACAATTTAGACATCAAAATAAACTACTAACTATTTCAGGCcaacaatattattatcacATAGCTACTATTAATTTCACCTATTTTCTCTAAtcacttaaatataaatttttactacctttatttattctaattaaatatattattcttcTGTTAGTATATCCATTATCTACTagtaacataattaaatttaattttaggctTTTTGGTTGTCGATTTATGGTCcactaaattatttattctaattaactAGCTTTAtctcattaatatttataaggcAACTAATAAtagtctttaataaattatcacATTGCTAAATTTACTCAATTTAATGACTTATATTGTAATTTCCAAAAATACTTATCTGTATACATTAaatcatcatttttttctaagtaataccaataaaatttttaattaaccttTCTAGAATCAACAGGCTAAAGAATTACCTCAACACTTGATAAATCAATCGACTCACCTCCGGCCGCTGGAGTTCGACCGACGATCCGAGCGCATCTAAAGACTTGAAATAATGCACAGAGAAAGAATCCAACATCTGATTTTTTGATCCAGCCCCCCGGTCATCCAGAAATATCACGGACAGTTTCCAACCATTGATTTTCCAACAAAGTCTAATCGAATCAAAATCGGTGTTGACAGAAAGCTTGTGATGTGTAAATCCTAAATATGTCCTTTGATCATCTGAAACACAATAGCATTGgctgaaaattttgaaaaaccaAACTACCCCTACATTATTCACCTCATCGAATTTCCTTTCTTCGACCACCTTCAGCACTGCTAGTGCCCTCAAATGGAAGCCCACTCTCAGGCAAGTTAATTGCCACTGGAATCACCTGTCACTGTTGCCGAAAACGCCATGAATGACATCAAAGAGCTGTTGTTGTTTCTTCCATTTTCTGCTACTTGACGCCATTGTTCACTGCCGCCGGTGCTACTGCCATGCTCGTCGATGTCAACTGCTTCTACGGCCAGCTTCAACGCACCACAGAAGCTTCCTCCTCTACCTACCATCAAAGGCAGCTCCAagcactctctctctctctcctcctccttcttctttctttcttttcttttcttcttttttcgaACCATATCCATATTTAGTTCTccctttatctttttaatatatttgatcTTGGTTGATTTCTGTTTAGACCTTAAGCTTATATcagttatttcatttaaatccTTAACCACTACttttgggccaaattaaaatGACGGAAAATGCAAAGTTActtatttacttttatctttaatgaaaaaattactaaaatacccCCATCGATAcacttatttataaaaataccaaagatgataatttctattttgatCACATACTAATTCAATTATACTTTTAGcctttatttcaaatataaatttcaatttaattctaacactaaataaacttaattaatcaaattatttactatttccTATTAAATCCAATACCAtcttgctaattaaaattgtcCTTTCTCCAAATATattcttcaagaaaatatttttatagcctccaattatgatattttaaaatatattaccATTTATATAAATCACTTATCTAATTTGCTATTCAaccaaactaattaaatatagattaataaatttgtttattttactccaatattaaaaaaaaaattaaatttaagactCGACAATGTTCTGTTATATTTCATCAAgagtttttaaaatacaatttgttattttaattttacaccttaatttatttattattatcattattattattatagtttctTAGGTACGGGTGTTACAAATCCAAACTagtactataataataataaacccCCTAACTTTTGTTGAATAATTTGGCATCTGATCCTAAATTACCATGTTTTGCATGCGGTTAAAACTGTTGTTGATATGTACAAATGTTTAGAATCTCTCATCCTGTGGAATAAAAACAACGTTGTCAAAATATAACATGTGTTTCGGGTATccatatttataattagaagttgctttttcttttatatatatgtgtgtcgGTCAAGTATCTATCGAGTGAGTGGTTAAAGTTCTCCATCCTATTTTATTTCCATATTTATTAAGTTAGTAGTTTTTGCTATTCAAACTATTTTAAAgcattctcatttttttttataaaaaatatagatattatatataaaaaaattaataaatatatctttgatataattttaatataaaaaataaaaatatatattaaatattaaaaatatatataattaatctttaataattattaaccaTGTAATAAATCAATAGATTGTAATTTTGCGGAAAGAATGCTCTACTTGATTGTACTAAGCCACATGTagactttataaatattcttttataaatctGATTGTTTGGATGTTGAATtaaatctcttttttcttttcatcatttttataaaataaaaattcaacaCCTATATAATAGAGAATCATAATCTAACACTTTTATAATGGaggattataaaaaaaaatattttatttatttattaaaactaattaataaaaaaataccgGCGGTAGATAAAAactgaaattttaataaaaaaataaaagagaaaagaggaGAGGGGAGCTCTCTCATATGTACATCTATAATAAAACTAGCTATGATATCGGTGTTTTATaagggtaatttttttatgattaaattttaaatttatgaacttgtgaatttcattatataaaataaataataacataattttataatctttttgataaatcttttaattaaatgagtatttcaattaagaactaacaaaaaaaagtgaaaagttgaaattaataattctctTATTACTGCTAGTCGAGTAACCAAAAATACTGCTATACTCTTGGAAGATTATAAAcgtaataaatttaatataaataaagagtttAGAGGAATATGACTATTTTCTAtagtttgatattatattatattactattattatttattataattatttatatttttgaaattactaatttctaataaatttaatataaataaagaattttagaTAAGTATTACTACTTTAATAGGATTTGAGATTAAACTAtgttaagatatttttataattataaatatctattttgTCATGATAATTAgttgttaatattatataaatttagaatttattgacttatttaattttctacagGAATGTTTTCCTTAGGTGGTAAGCTatttaacttttctttatttctgctttattttatatatatatatatatatatatattatttattataattatttatattattaaaaatgattaatttttaataaatattattattactattgaatttgatattaaattatgcaactaatattatttttcattacaTTATCTATATTGTCATGTTAATTAATCCTTAGTgttatatgaatttaattatttgtttatttaaaattttagaaaggTGTTTTTCGTAGTTGataagttattttaattataatttatatataataaattgtgACTTTATAAATGGAATAATTGGATAATAGCTTAGAAGAATGCATAATGTAATTCACAGAATTGATCCATTATCATATAGGGTTAAAAGAAGAGCCCAGTTAAGCTCAAGTTTAAGATTAGAAGTAGTCTTATGAGGCctaatattatttccaattcaattattataacagggacaactttctttctttcatataAATCTCACTATCTAGTGAGAAAGTTTCTCCCTATTTAAACTCTCATTCCAcatctaaaaaatatgaaagactaattaaatctatatcaaaatttattaaattaataactgagtttcaaatcaagaatacattatataagaaattttattttgacatatacttatttcataaattttttgtagTTTTTTGAGTTCtgatatacatattttttactttttataattaaaaatgaatttatataaattattccTGTTAAAACATCGACcaatatattaaatgattgatgtgattaaagaaattacaataattaaatatttactcCATATCTGATGTAGACAGAAAATCCAAATATGTCCCTTTTGTAATAGCAAATTACAAGTTTTCCCTATGGGATTTGAAAACTGAGAGTTTACAGTTTCTTTTCTCAGAAGCACCTAATGTATAGAAAAGATTTGAAAGtaaaaaatccaaaatataaaatattaaaagtgaCAATAAAACTTAGGCGATTTTTAGGAATATATAAGAATCAAACATCTCGTGACCTACAtggaatttaaataaataaaaaatttgttcaAAATTATTCGTCAAGTTATTCGAGCTCGATAACTTTATTGAGTAACTTGAGCTGGAATGAATTTAGTTCGTTTATTGGCTCACAAGCATACTCGCGAGCCTCCTCTTGAGCTCGAGCTCGAGCTCGATTTATTTAGAAAGCTCGCAATATGGTTATAAATAGGCTTATTTATTAGCTTATCTATAAGCTTATTTAATGATTCAAacttgaatttaaattatttttattttttattataaaattatatatattatatatatttatacattataaatatattttatttatattgcctatataatatacatgtatatttatatataataataataactatgataattattttgttattataatgataataataataatattaaaaatatttaataaatttgagctcaaattcaatctttttttattatttgactaTTTAACAAGCCGAACTTGAACTTAACTCatttaacataataataaattatttacaattGAGCTCAAACTACTCATgagtttaaaaattttaaaacgaGTTGAGCTCGAGCTTTAACCAAATTAAACTGAACATAATTTGAACTCGTTAAAGCTCAGCTCGGCTCAGTTTGTTTACGGCACTAATGGCTTTGTTGCGCATAAAAAATTGGTAAGCTCAAAATGATCTTTTTATAagactaataaaaattaaatttaatatccaAACAatcatttttatcaataaaagtaatataaaataatcatcATATAGAGCAtgcttttaaattataaaataaaattgttataatattaagaaaaaaatttatagaaaaatttatacatattcAAAGAATTTAGTTTAGAGGTTTAATATAGCTTATAGTTGTTTCTCACTAAATAGCTATATTAAAGCGTTTAGTAAAGACTTAAAAAATAGCAGTTGATAGATGATTTAGTTTCAATCAACTGTTGATTGTATCAGCTCTATTTTtagagttttctttttattaattgatagcttatttgatttcttttatttatttgtaacgattatctttattaaaacttattaataataacttattttaaattgatatcatataattaattttttatattttataataaatagttattttaaaattatttttaataattaaataattataatatttataattatagtatttgaaattagaatttttattagtagagtttcaatctaaatttttatatttaaataatttttataaatattttcaataataaatagaattgaattaaaaaattaatcataatatctttttattgttagaaattatttttattaatttgtatcattaaatataatataaatttaaaaatatattatatattaaatgatcatttaatatattaataattataataaaattttattaaataaattaatttatcagcCATCAGTTATTAATTATCGGCCACCGACTCCAGACCGCTACTAATTGTAATTTTTACCTTTAGATGTATTTGTCGTAATATTAACATTTGATCTtttattgagaaaaaaaacacCTTTGATGAACTCATCCGATTAATCGCACCGACCAGGCCGTAGTGACACGGCGTAGAATCCGCTGACGCCAAAACAGATCTCCATCAGCTTAAAAAAGCTAAGCCGTTATAGAAAAAAGCCGAGCCGTACAGCCCCATTGCACCACAACGTTCATCTCTGTCctactcaaaataaaaaactaaaaatatctgtcaccattttttctttaaaaaaaaaaaaagaaagctcCAAATGAAATGAACCCAAAATTCAATCCAAATGCAAAATTTAGGTTTACCGGCTATAACCGGTAAACAATTGTTTTGAGTTACCTAacccaagtaagaatttaactCATATGAATGTTGCCCATCAACCCaactttggtttatttaaagagagaaattgtTTCAGGCCAGCTGGGTTGTGAACTGCTACTtcacttctctctctctctgtctctctgtctctctatctctctatctctctctctctctctcttattttctttgtagATGAACAGTCATAGACTTTGGGTACAATACAAAAATTCAAAGTTCTTTTTAGCTTGTTAGCATGAACTTGATTAAGTAATGatgtagagagagagatagtGAAGAGAAGA
The sequence above is drawn from the Ricinus communis isolate WT05 ecotype wild-type chromosome 7, ASM1957865v1, whole genome shotgun sequence genome and encodes:
- the LOC125370517 gene encoding uncharacterized protein LOC125370517 isoform X6, whose protein sequence is MDMVRKKKKRKERKKKEEERERECLELPLMVGRGGSFCGALKLAVEAVDIDEHGSSTGGSEQWRQVAENGRNNNSSLMSFMAFSATVTDDQRTYLGFTHHKLSVNTDFDSIRLCWKINGWKLSVIFLDDRGAGSKNQMLDSFSVHYFKSLDALGSSVELQRPEVKHPLRQSCQGSIGDIY
- the LOC125370517 gene encoding uncharacterized protein LOC125370517 isoform X1, which translates into the protein MDMVRKKKKRKERKKKEEERERECLELPLMVGRGGSFCGALKLAVEAVDIDEHGSSTGGSEQWRQVAENGRNNNSSLMSFMAFSATVTDDQRTYLGFTHHKLSVNTDFDSIRLCWKINGWKLSVIFLDDRGAGSKNQMLDSFSVHYFKSLDALGSSVELQRPEDLCARIIVQKKLAENLSEGIVDRVLHARLNIRCAKAAKDQ
- the LOC125370517 gene encoding uncharacterized protein LOC125370517 isoform X3, yielding MDMVRKKKKRKERKKKEEERERECLELPLMVGRGGSFCGALKLAVEAVDIDEHGSSTGGSEQWRQVAENGRNNNSSLMSFMAFSATVTDDQRTYLGFTHHKLSVNTDFDSIRLCWKINGWKLSVIFLDDRGAGSKNQMLDSFSVHYFKSLDALGSSVELQRPEVSRLIYQVLRLNIRCAKAAKDQ
- the LOC125370517 gene encoding uncharacterized protein LOC125370517 isoform X2, translating into MDMVRKKKKRKERKKKEEERERECLELPLMVGRGGSFCGALKLAVEAVDIDEHGSSTGGSEQWRQVAENGRNNNSSLMSFMAFSATVTDDQRTYLGFTHHKLSVNTDFDSIRLCWKINGWKLSVIFLDDRGAGSKNQMLDSFSVHYFKSLDALGSSVELQRPEDLCARIIVQKKLAENLSEGIVDRVLHARMLRVIPE
- the LOC125370517 gene encoding uncharacterized protein LOC125370517 isoform X5 — its product is MDMVRKKKKRKERKKKEEERERECLELPLMVGRGGSFCGALKLAVEAVDIDEHGSSTGGSEQWRQVAENGRNNNSSLMSFMAFSATVTDDQRTYLGFTHHKLSVNTDFDSIRLCWKINGWKLSVIFLDDRGAGSKNQMLDSFSVHYFKSLDALGSSVELQRPEVSRLIYQVLRMLRVIPE
- the LOC125370517 gene encoding uncharacterized protein LOC125370517 isoform X4, with product MDMVRKKKKRKERKKKEEERERECLELPLMVGRGGSFCGALKLAVEAVDIDEHGSSTGGSEQWRQVAENGRNNNSSLMSFMAFSATVTDDQRTYLGFTHHKLSVNTDFDSIRLCWKINGWKLSVIFLDDRGAGSKNQMLDSFSVHYFKSLDALGSSVELQRPEDVKSYTRIEVVAVRALSC